The following nucleotide sequence is from Myxocyprinus asiaticus isolate MX2 ecotype Aquarium Trade chromosome 21, UBuf_Myxa_2, whole genome shotgun sequence.
tttagTTCTCAGTTGTGTTTTTCTGTGTGAGCAGGTATGCTGCCCTCTGGCCTAGTGTTAAAaaaatagttcatacaaaaaggaaaattcagtcattgttaactcaccctcatgtcgttccaaacccatatgctgttaatTATCTGTAGAGATTTGAGGACATTGATACACAATATACAGTTTGGTGTTATAATATTGCTAAGCTAATTATGTGATATTTTAATGGACCCTTTTCTCATTTCTGGATTGGAATGTCGAAGTAAACTATAGTGGGGTAAACTTCTAAAATGACAAATGGAGACCGGGGTCAGATTGGGAGACGAAGTTTTACTGGGAATTTCTGTATTCTTACACCCACTGGACATAGGTTTCAtcatatattgttattattattattattattattattattgatttaaagtATATATGGCTTTCATAGCCTATGTTGCTCAAAAATTTAACTGATCGGTCTGAACTGATTGATACTGACGACTGGAGGGTAGGTAGACTAATAGCAATAATGAACCTTTTACACCCCTTTACGGTATGCTTGAGTTGCAAATATCCTCAGTGCCCTTCATTGCTACACCATTTGCTATAGTTCTTGCATATAAATGGCAATGTAAAATCACATTATAGTTGCAGAAACTATAGAGAGTTTcacaaacttttttcagaactcTAAAATGATCCTTCTTTTGTGACATCTCTCTGCAGCTGCCAGGACTGTGAGGAAGACATCAATGAGTGTGCCACCAACCCCTGCCAGAACCGAGGTGTCTGCCAAGACCTTGAGAACGGGCGAGTGCCATGGCAATACAGAACTGTTGTTGCACTTGCTCAACTCTGCACTGCAACCACTATAAATTGATTATGATGTAGGGACCTGAACACCCTCTCTGAacgatttgtttttattaaactgGGGGGAGAAATGTCTTTTGACATGGGAGTGCTTGCTTTAGAGGGCTCTAAGCAGGGAGGTCTTTCTCAGTGGTACCCTTTCACCTTGCTCTGTTGTCAGATGTTGTTTGTAAGTCTGTTTGTGTGTAGTTTACTGACAAAATAAAGATCTGCTTTAATAACCACTCAAACCTTTGTTACGGCAGATAATGTGCAGTATTCTTTAGTAAGAGTAACAAATAATCTGGGTCTTTGACATGATGTTCTGCAGCAATTTTTTTCtgtactttaaaggggtcataacaaactttttttattgttatctgCAGTCcacttttattattttgtgtacCAAAAGCAGTTTTTGTTTTCTTGACAATTTTCACCCTCTCTTTGACCTTGAGAATTAAATTAGCCATTTTAAGTAACACCTTTTTCATGTAAATGTATAGTTTGTGCTACCTGCATATCATTGTGACAGGCACTGGTGGACAGAGTACTCAATTACCATGctaaagtaaaagtacaaataccACACCAATATATTACTTAATTAAAAGTAAAAGTCACTCATTAAAATTTGAtctaagtaaaagtaaaaagtaatagttttaaaagcacttaagtatcaaaagtaaaagtaaatactACAAATTCAAATCCATTCATATTATAAAATGGATTCATCCAGTTTGTCACTTTTTAAACCACATAATTATGTCTCAGGCAGGAAATATTGGATACAATAAGTGACAGTGTAGTAAAATAAGTTGAGTCACACATGGATAAGAACAGGACATTTTATTCAGATAGTAGATTTTTGGTTGTAATTGGAAATCACTTCAGTTCCTTTTGAATTCATATGCATTGTTCTGATTAACAATTtgttattgattcacatattaaacacagaaaaacaaaacatatgtacacagaatcaacaattaatccccactattacccctccccctcccaatccccaaccccaccctgaccccaacacccagtggtcatacataattactgacacacacaaaaaaattaaatagtaaTCACACATATTgataactacacctctctctccactgaccCTCCCCGATAGTCCTCCAGAAATgccagatatctgccccatttccccacaaacaagtccaatttccccagtcttctaaatgacccttcttcaaaggccgccaccctccccatctctgagcaccactcctgaaatgagggcactccagccgacctccattcCTTTAAAACTATCTGTTTGACGATCATGACATTGGTTAGGACCCAAcactttatgtgtctattctctacattgatgaccgccccatcgcccaaaatacagagtctggggcaaaatgaaacctgagtgcccaatacctcacacacaaaactctgaacacaaaattattggatcttaacacaccaccaaaagacatgggttctgtctcaatcctctgattggcatcgctagcaggtgggtgtgtctttaagaccaagcctatacaatctacgggggtccaatagaatcaatgaaaaatcttgaattgcataaggcgcacccttgcacctctagatgcagacttgatgttttttagaatcctagcccacactccctcctccaataccaagtttaaatctttctcccatagtctcttgatagatttaaagctctgtccccagactctgaattagcagggagtaatacactgatacctcatgaccttttccaaaagcagtaatcacccctcccTGTGTCTGTCGCTCTAGGGggtgtgtatgctactcccaaaaatagtacagagcaggtggtgcagctgtaaatacctaaagaactgagatctgggaatcccaactaaatttttaaaggatctcaacactccactctcatataggtcaccgagtgtagtaacccccctcacaatccactctgaccagcagaaagggaacttattaatacataattttgggttcagccatatgctcgaggcaacatttaaattaatgtctaaatcaaacactctggacacttttgtccataccgagtgcaaatgcgagaaaacggggtgtaacttaacttctccggttagtttgatagaaaggctttgtaattacgaaataggggcaagaaattcctgttcaatacaaaaccagggagggactctctcaagtggaagctaccaatgagccaaatatcagAGACCGAAcggataataataaaacaaaatcttgggaaggcctagcccaactttgtcaatcggcctatgcagtttattgaaatgtaatctgggacatttaccattccaaatgaaggaatttgctatgctatcaaattgcttgaaataagagagggggacatctatagggagagaatgtagcaggtagttgaattttggaatacaattcattttaataacattaaccttcctaatcatagataaatgtaatgaagcccacctgcccacattgcttgaaaacctttttattaaagggtcaaaattaactctaaataaatcacacaaatttgctgggaataaaatacccgactacttaatgccctgtttgggccactgaaaggtgcccggctgaaaagtcgttatcgggcagtacgctgtcagagccaaagcttcagatttagaccaattaactctgtatcccgagaacttagaaaaggaattaataattttgtggaggcaaggcacagatctagtagggtcagtgacgaataataaaatatcatctgcgtaaagcaaaagcttatgctccacacctcccaccatc
It contains:
- the LOC127411674 gene encoding fibropellin-1-like, with protein sequence MEEKRVADAANGAPLGYEGTRCEIDSYECVSRPCQDHCMDGVNSYSCQDCEEDINECATNPCQNRGVCQDLENGRVPWQYRTVVALAQLCTATTIN